Proteins from one Staphylococcus saprophyticus subsp. saprophyticus ATCC 15305 = NCTC 7292 genomic window:
- the nfsA gene encoding oxygen-insensitive NADPH nitroreductase — protein sequence MSEHVYNLLKNHHSVRKFKKEPISEAHIKQLVEAGQNASTSSYLQAYSIIGINDPEIKEELKEVSGQPYVVENGYLFVFVMDYYRHSIINEESKHDMQTSFESAEGLLVGTIDATLVAQNIAATAEDMGYGMVYLGSLRNDVERVREILELPKHTFPLFGMALGIPEDDENGSPKPRLPFEHVFHANKYDSDKDSQRETLKAYDQTVSDYYSSRTNGERTESWSNQVANFMSAKQRLDMLEQLNKSGFIKK from the coding sequence TTGTCTGAGCATGTATACAACTTATTGAAGAATCATCATTCAGTTAGAAAATTTAAAAAGGAACCAATATCAGAAGCGCATATAAAACAACTGGTAGAAGCTGGTCAAAATGCATCAACTTCAAGTTATTTACAAGCCTATTCAATTATTGGTATCAATGATCCAGAAATTAAGGAAGAATTGAAAGAAGTATCTGGGCAACCTTATGTTGTTGAAAATGGCTATTTATTTGTTTTTGTAATGGATTATTATAGACATTCCATTATCAATGAGGAATCTAAACATGATATGCAAACATCATTTGAATCTGCTGAAGGATTACTTGTAGGCACTATTGATGCGACATTAGTAGCTCAAAATATTGCAGCGACAGCTGAAGATATGGGCTATGGCATGGTGTATTTAGGTTCATTGAGAAACGATGTGGAAAGAGTAAGAGAAATTTTAGAATTACCTAAACATACTTTCCCACTTTTTGGTATGGCATTAGGTATTCCAGAAGATGATGAAAATGGTAGCCCTAAACCAAGATTGCCATTTGAACATGTATTTCATGCTAATAAATATGATAGTGATAAAGATAGCCAACGTGAAACATTAAAAGCATATGATCAAACAGTGAGTGACTATTATAGTTCACGTACAAATGGCGAACGTACTGAATCATGGTCTAATCAAGTTGCTAACTTTATGAGCGCGAAGCAACGACTAGATATGTTAGAACAACTGAATAAATCAGGATTTATTAAAAAATAA
- a CDS encoding helix-turn-helix domain-containing protein — protein sequence MEIGSKTKEKREQKHWSQDELAEILNISRQSISKWELNKVYPSIDMLIKMSDLFDISLDELIKGDKQFKKTIIETYQDPVSYHHQKRGMNGWEFLAGHWWLFFPIAGMIWWMLRYFI from the coding sequence ATGGAAATCGGATCAAAAACAAAAGAAAAACGCGAACAAAAACACTGGTCTCAAGACGAACTTGCAGAGATATTGAATATTTCAAGGCAAAGTATTTCAAAATGGGAATTAAACAAAGTTTATCCAAGTATTGATATGCTCATTAAAATGAGTGATTTGTTTGATATCTCTTTAGACGAACTAATCAAAGGCGACAAACAGTTTAAAAAAACAATCATTGAAACATATCAAGATCCTGTATCGTATCATCATCAAAAAAGAGGCATGAATGGTTGGGAATTTTTAGCTGGACACTGGTGGCTATTCTTCCCGATCGCGGGCATGATTTGGTGGATGTTGCGTTATTTTATTTAA
- the ahpC gene encoding alkyl hydroperoxide reductase subunit C → MSLINKEILPFTANAYDPQKDEFFEVSDENLKGSWSVVCFYPADFSFVCPTELEDLQGQYDKLQELGVNVYSVSTDTHFVHKAWHDHSDAISKIQYTMIGDPSQTITRNFDVLDEELGLAQRGTFIVDPDGVVQAAEVNADGIGRDASTLVHKIKAAQYVRQHPGEVCPAKWEEGSETLQPGLDLVGKI, encoded by the coding sequence ATGTCATTAATAAATAAAGAAATTTTACCATTTACAGCTAACGCATACGATCCACAAAAGGATGAATTCTTCGAAGTTTCAGATGAAAACTTAAAAGGTTCATGGAGTGTTGTTTGCTTCTACCCAGCAGACTTTTCATTCGTATGCCCTACTGAATTAGAAGACTTACAAGGTCAATATGATAAATTACAAGAATTAGGTGTCAACGTATATTCTGTATCAACAGATACACACTTCGTACACAAAGCTTGGCATGATCATTCAGATGCAATTAGTAAAATTCAATACACTATGATTGGTGACCCTTCTCAAACAATCACACGCAATTTTGATGTATTAGATGAAGAACTAGGACTTGCACAACGTGGTACGTTTATCGTAGATCCAGATGGCGTTGTACAAGCAGCAGAAGTTAACGCTGACGGTATCGGCCGTGATGCTAGCACATTAGTACACAAAATCAAAGCAGCACAATATGTACGTCAACACCCAGGCGAAGTTTGCCCAGCAAAATGGGAAGAAGGTTCAGAAACATTACAACCTGGTCTTGACTTAGTAGGTAAAATCTAA
- the ahpF gene encoding alkyl hydroperoxide reductase subunit F has translation MLNNQLKSQLQQLLQLMEGDVVLKASLGSDDKSKELKELLDEVSAASDYITIEASDLKRTPSFSVDKPNETSGITFAGLPMGHEFNSLVLALLQVSGRPPKEEQAIIDQIKAIDRPLHFETYISLTCQKCPDVVQALNLMSLLNPNISHTMIDGSIFREESENIMAVPAIFLDGEEFGNGRMTIQDILANLGSQADPAEFNDKAPYDVLIVGGGPASGSAAVYTARKGLRTGIVADRIGGQVNDTATIENFVTVKETDGPKFSSALEDHIKQYDVDVMTGIRASDIEKTDDGIVVTLDNGAQLTSKTVIISTGARWRKLEVPGEEALINKGVAFCPHCDGPLFENKNVAVIGGGNSGVEAAIDLAGIVEHVTLLERNANLKADNVLQERLNSLPNVTVIKNAQTTEVLGDDAVTGIKYQDKAQGEEHTLDLEGIFVQIGLLPNTEWLNNYVELNDAKEIKVDRTNATSIPGIFAAGDVTDDRNKQIIISMGAGANAALNAFDYIIRH, from the coding sequence ATGCTAAATAATCAGCTTAAATCACAATTGCAACAATTACTTCAATTGATGGAAGGCGACGTAGTTCTAAAAGCGAGCCTTGGTTCAGATGATAAATCTAAAGAACTGAAAGAACTTTTAGATGAAGTATCTGCCGCGTCCGATTACATTACTATAGAAGCATCTGACTTGAAACGTACACCAAGCTTTTCAGTAGATAAACCTAATGAAACATCAGGCATTACTTTTGCTGGTTTACCAATGGGTCATGAATTTAATTCTCTAGTTCTTGCTTTGTTACAAGTAAGTGGTCGTCCACCAAAAGAAGAACAAGCCATTATAGATCAAATTAAAGCAATCGATCGTCCACTACATTTTGAAACGTATATTAGCTTAACGTGTCAAAAATGTCCCGACGTAGTTCAAGCATTAAATTTGATGAGTTTATTAAATCCAAATATTTCTCATACAATGATAGATGGCTCTATTTTCAGAGAAGAATCTGAAAATATTATGGCAGTACCCGCTATTTTCTTAGATGGCGAAGAATTTGGAAATGGACGCATGACGATCCAAGATATTTTAGCAAATCTTGGTAGCCAAGCAGATCCAGCTGAATTTAATGATAAAGCACCATACGACGTATTAATTGTCGGTGGTGGTCCTGCAAGTGGTAGTGCTGCAGTTTACACTGCACGTAAAGGTTTACGTACTGGTATCGTCGCAGACCGTATTGGTGGTCAAGTCAACGATACAGCTACCATTGAGAACTTTGTCACTGTTAAAGAAACAGATGGGCCTAAATTCTCATCTGCATTAGAAGATCATATCAAGCAATATGATGTCGATGTCATGACAGGTATTCGTGCCAGTGATATTGAAAAAACGGATGACGGTATTGTCGTAACATTAGATAATGGTGCTCAATTGACGAGTAAGACGGTTATTATTTCAACAGGTGCGCGTTGGCGTAAACTAGAAGTCCCAGGTGAAGAAGCATTAATCAATAAAGGTGTTGCATTCTGTCCACACTGTGACGGCCCGTTATTTGAAAATAAAAATGTCGCTGTTATAGGTGGCGGAAATTCAGGCGTCGAAGCTGCAATCGACTTAGCTGGCATCGTTGAACATGTTACATTACTTGAACGTAACGCTAACCTTAAAGCAGACAATGTTTTACAGGAACGTTTAAACAGCTTACCTAATGTAACAGTTATTAAAAATGCTCAAACAACCGAAGTACTTGGAGACGATGCAGTGACTGGTATTAAATATCAGGATAAGGCACAAGGTGAGGAACATACTCTAGATTTAGAAGGTATCTTTGTACAAATTGGATTACTACCTAATACAGAGTGGTTAAACAATTATGTAGAACTAAATGATGCCAAAGAAATTAAAGTAGACCGCACGAATGCGACAAGTATCCCAGGTATATTTGCGGCAGGCGATGTCACTGATGATCGCAATAAACAAATTATTATTTCAATGGGCGCAGGTGCTAATGCAGCATTAAATGCTTTTGATTATATTATCAGACATTAG
- a CDS encoding NDxxF motif lipoprotein, which produces MKKSILLSLVLVLTVILAACSNDESDDDKGYSGKNAPKNVKTITEQDIFNSDKSGETLSEAEAKKAIKKYLDVNSDIIDNKYLIQYQLDKQTGTDTKITDKQAKRLSELSHNSVKNDVRFKKFVKNNKFPDGYEENLDRIVNYFTALNSTIKNADEDIEQLDYQPQNKLNVADVPTKYAGDVNGKQQDKIKKFLKDKGIKSDAVDK; this is translated from the coding sequence ATGAAAAAAAGTATATTACTCTCATTGGTCTTAGTGCTAACTGTGATACTCGCAGCATGTTCAAATGATGAATCCGATGATGACAAAGGTTACAGTGGAAAAAACGCACCTAAAAATGTTAAAACAATTACTGAACAAGACATCTTTAATTCTGACAAAAGTGGCGAAACACTAAGCGAAGCAGAAGCTAAAAAAGCAATTAAAAAATATCTAGATGTGAACTCAGATATTATAGACAATAAGTATCTAATCCAATACCAATTAGATAAGCAAACAGGTACAGATACAAAGATTACCGATAAACAAGCAAAACGTTTATCCGAACTATCACATAACTCAGTTAAAAATGATGTGCGTTTCAAAAAGTTCGTAAAAAACAACAAATTCCCAGATGGGTATGAAGAAAACCTCGATCGAATCGTTAATTACTTTACAGCCTTAAATAGTACAATCAAAAATGCTGACGAAGACATTGAGCAATTAGATTACCAGCCACAAAACAAACTTAATGTTGCAGATGTACCAACAAAATATGCTGGAGATGTTAACGGGAAACAACAAGATAAAATCAAAAAATTCTTAAAAGATAAAGGCATTAAATCTGACGCCGTCGACAAATAA
- a CDS encoding histidine phosphatase family protein codes for MKIYLVRHGESQSNYDKKQGKNYFCGQLDVPLTERGTWSAQLLQSYFDKKAIDHIYISDLLRTRQTYNAIFDKSIPASVTPLLRERSLGVFEGKIVEAVEQNSSYTRYFEDQNYLEFRHSFTQKAPEGESYADVMERVKQFFENEIDDSLDSIAIVAHQVVIRCCFVYLGYDSEATVIDRKIENCVPYELEK; via the coding sequence ATGAAAATATATTTGGTAAGACATGGTGAGTCACAATCAAATTATGATAAGAAACAAGGGAAAAATTATTTTTGTGGACAATTAGATGTACCACTTACTGAGAGAGGCACATGGTCAGCTCAATTATTACAGAGCTATTTTGACAAAAAAGCAATAGATCATATTTATATTTCGGATTTATTACGGACACGTCAAACTTATAATGCGATATTTGATAAATCGATTCCGGCAAGCGTGACCCCTTTGTTAAGAGAGCGTTCGCTTGGTGTTTTTGAAGGTAAAATTGTTGAAGCAGTGGAACAAAATTCATCTTATACACGCTATTTTGAAGATCAAAATTATCTTGAATTTCGTCACAGTTTTACGCAAAAGGCGCCAGAGGGAGAAAGTTATGCGGATGTTATGGAACGTGTTAAACAATTTTTTGAAAATGAAATTGATGATTCACTCGATTCCATTGCTATCGTAGCACATCAAGTTGTTATACGTTGTTGCTTCGTATATTTAGGATATGATTCGGAAGCTACAGTGATTGATAGAAAAATTGAAAACTGTGTACCTTATGAACTAGAAAAATAG
- a CDS encoding DUF4870 domain-containing protein produces the protein MNDRVIQNSRQGERVLAALSYFSIFFAPIILPIFIWIFADRPTSNHAAKSLAYHIITYIGPILLILSIGFGGVLINNSSTITSVIMITVAIILFVITVWYTIKNIYRGVRVLISEHAYFHP, from the coding sequence ATGAATGACAGAGTTATACAAAACAGTAGACAAGGAGAACGCGTTCTCGCAGCACTGAGTTATTTTAGTATCTTTTTTGCACCAATCATATTACCTATTTTTATATGGATTTTTGCTGATAGACCTACTTCTAACCACGCAGCTAAATCGTTAGCTTATCATATTATAACGTATATTGGACCGATACTTTTAATTCTCAGCATTGGATTTGGTGGCGTCTTAATCAATAATAGTTCTACCATTACCAGTGTGATAATGATTACAGTGGCAATTATTTTATTCGTCATAACCGTTTGGTATACGATCAAAAATATTTATCGTGGTGTCAGAGTATTGATCTCTGAACACGCTTATTTCCATCCCTAA
- a CDS encoding DUF4889 domain-containing protein, producing the protein MSIISILVIIGVVFTIFMITSSQKSTYYGYMSDSTTAEKVVSEKDGLVTKNVKIDNKNDDFKPKKGDFVKLVSKDDGKTFYKQEVVKHDDIPHGLMMKIHEMEM; encoded by the coding sequence ATTTCTATCATTAGTATTTTAGTCATTATTGGTGTCGTCTTCACCATCTTTATGATTACATCGAGTCAAAAGAGCACATATTATGGCTATATGTCAGATAGTACAACTGCTGAAAAAGTAGTCAGTGAAAAAGATGGTCTCGTGACTAAAAACGTTAAAATAGACAATAAAAATGACGATTTCAAACCTAAAAAAGGTGACTTTGTTAAATTAGTTTCTAAAGATGACGGCAAAACATTCTATAAACAAGAAGTTGTAAAACACGACGATATTCCACATGGTTTAATGATGAAAATACATGAAATGGAAATGTAA
- a CDS encoding PepSY-associated TM helix domain-containing protein, whose amino-acid sequence MKNIFNPLQRLHFYAALFITPLLITLTISGIGFLFFQEVENNIYKTEFFGDSPVKEHQSLNQAVDQVEDKFDGFYISKVSILEEPYNSRITLDDMAGNQRYVFLDQNNQIVADQNAKHTYANVVRNIHSSLFTENTFINYLVELTACWTVFMILSGTYMLIKKKLITNKSKRLRFQKWHATLGIIIAIPVFVLVLTGLPWSGFMGAKIASVMDNSGELGQSELAVNPPKSDVNEIPWATRKNKQPESESGSAHHGSGEMPRTDIEKQISIDKVVAEAQKDGITKPFSIVYPTSEEAAFTVSKGSNTGVTGLDVSPYDEQTLYIDQYNGKDLGKVKYQEYGIIGKWFTWGIPLHEGHLFGIANKVINLLVCIALLAAVGLGLTSWIKKMKATQIKIPKRVKKPMSIPLVIILVILGILMPLFGFSLIIVFLIELLLYFKDKKNR is encoded by the coding sequence TTGAAAAATATATTTAATCCATTACAGAGGCTTCATTTCTATGCAGCGTTATTTATTACGCCGCTACTGATTACGTTAACAATTTCGGGCATTGGGTTTCTGTTTTTCCAAGAAGTAGAAAATAATATTTATAAGACAGAATTTTTCGGTGATAGTCCTGTAAAAGAACATCAATCACTTAATCAGGCAGTCGATCAAGTAGAAGATAAATTTGATGGTTTTTACATAAGTAAAGTTAGTATTTTAGAAGAGCCTTATAATAGTAGAATTACATTAGATGATATGGCAGGGAACCAACGTTATGTTTTTCTAGATCAAAATAATCAAATTGTTGCTGATCAAAATGCAAAACATACGTATGCGAACGTTGTACGAAATATACATAGCTCATTATTTACTGAAAATACTTTTATTAATTACTTGGTAGAACTGACAGCGTGTTGGACTGTTTTCATGATATTGTCTGGAACGTATATGTTAATTAAGAAAAAATTAATTACAAATAAAAGTAAGCGATTAAGATTCCAAAAATGGCATGCTACACTTGGGATTATCATTGCCATACCGGTGTTTGTGCTTGTATTGACTGGCTTGCCATGGTCTGGATTTATGGGGGCTAAAATTGCGAGTGTTATGGATAATTCTGGAGAGTTGGGACAGTCAGAATTGGCTGTTAATCCACCTAAATCAGATGTGAATGAAATACCTTGGGCAACACGTAAAAATAAGCAACCAGAGTCTGAGAGCGGATCTGCGCATCATGGTAGTGGTGAAATGCCAAGAACAGATATTGAAAAACAAATTTCGATTGATAAAGTTGTTGCAGAAGCACAAAAAGATGGCATTACGAAGCCATTTTCAATTGTTTATCCAACGAGTGAAGAAGCGGCATTTACAGTTTCGAAAGGTAGTAATACAGGTGTGACAGGCTTAGACGTGTCACCTTACGATGAACAGACGTTATATATAGATCAATATAATGGTAAAGATTTAGGTAAGGTGAAATATCAAGAGTACGGCATAATTGGTAAATGGTTCACATGGGGTATTCCTCTGCATGAAGGTCATTTGTTCGGTATTGCCAATAAAGTGATTAACTTGCTTGTATGTATCGCATTACTTGCTGCGGTAGGACTGGGTCTAACGTCTTGGATTAAGAAAATGAAAGCAACGCAAATTAAAATACCAAAAAGAGTTAAAAAGCCAATGTCTATTCCATTGGTTATCATACTGGTTATATTAGGGATATTGATGCCATTATTTGGTTTTTCTCTTATTATCGTTTTCTTAATAGAGCTATTGCTTTATTTTAAGGATAAAAAGAATCGATAG
- a CDS encoding LysE family translocator, translated as MEGLAAFIIITLMIIIVPGPDFFVVMKNSITSGKGNGAMAALGITSGHVVYSLLAVFGIIFILANMYYVFVTIKILGAIYLIYLGIRSIISARQSMNFSTSQLKAQRITYLSSYRQGFFSTILNPKALLYYISILPQFLSTGEAVTSQIAILTAIVTTVILLWFIFCVYIFQYIKLLFTNRKIKAIFDYTVGAILIGLSLNLLLSKSS; from the coding sequence ATGGAAGGTTTGGCAGCATTTATTATCATAACATTAATGATTATTATTGTTCCGGGGCCGGATTTCTTTGTCGTAATGAAAAATTCGATTACCTCAGGAAAAGGTAATGGCGCTATGGCAGCCTTAGGTATTACGTCAGGTCATGTAGTTTATTCATTGTTAGCTGTGTTTGGTATTATTTTTATACTGGCTAATATGTATTATGTCTTTGTGACAATTAAGATTTTAGGTGCTATATATCTTATATATCTAGGAATTAGAAGTATCATCAGTGCAAGACAAAGTATGAACTTTTCAACATCTCAGTTGAAAGCACAGCGTATTACTTATTTAAGTTCATATAGACAAGGTTTTTTTAGTACGATTTTAAATCCCAAAGCATTACTTTATTATATCAGTATATTGCCGCAATTTTTAAGTACTGGTGAAGCTGTTACATCTCAAATTGCTATATTAACTGCAATTGTGACCACAGTTATTTTGCTCTGGTTTATTTTCTGTGTTTATATTTTTCAATATATTAAGCTATTGTTTACGAATAGAAAAATAAAAGCAATTTTTGATTATACGGTTGGCGCAATATTGATTGGCTTATCACTTAATCTGCTATTGAGTAAAAGTAGTTAA
- a CDS encoding GNAT family N-acetyltransferase, which translates to MDIKYEYQFDMNDIDEIVRIYHGNHWNGHNQEEVITLFNTATHVVIAKREGQVIGFARAMSDGVFNAAIYDVVVDTTYQSKGVGNKIVQEMVNYLGELSCIHLIATTGNESFYEALGFRKLKTGMAIYNNAKLKDEYTV; encoded by the coding sequence ATGGATATAAAATATGAGTATCAATTTGATATGAATGATATAGATGAAATAGTGCGCATTTATCATGGGAACCATTGGAATGGCCATAATCAAGAAGAAGTGATTACACTATTTAATACTGCGACACATGTCGTGATTGCAAAAAGAGAGGGCCAAGTGATTGGTTTCGCCAGAGCGATGTCAGATGGTGTGTTTAATGCCGCGATTTATGATGTTGTAGTAGATACCACTTATCAATCTAAAGGCGTTGGCAATAAAATTGTTCAAGAAATGGTGAATTATTTGGGGGAACTTTCTTGTATTCATCTTATCGCAACTACTGGGAATGAATCATTTTACGAAGCGCTTGGATTTCGAAAATTAAAAACTGGAATGGCTATTTATAATAATGCAAAATTAAAAGATGAGTATACTGTTTAA
- the merA gene encoding hypothiocyanous acid reductase MerA gives MKQYDLVIIGFGKGGKTLAKFASAQGKKVAVVEKSQEMYGGTCINIGCIPSKTLVHEGLGHGSFDQAFSRKTDVVNALNSKNYHNLADEDNIDVLDYTAKFKSNREVNLLNDQGDVVETLSAEHVVINTGAKSVIPPINGVESSKNLYDSTGIMNLDFQPKKLVIVGGGYIALEFASMFANFGTQVTVLERGDDIMPREDEDIVKEVKKDLADKQVDIVLNANTERFEDVEAGTLVHTTDGTYEADAVLLATGRKPNTDLNLENTDIELGEHGEIKVNEHLQTTAANVYALGDVKGGMQFTYISLDDFRIVKDQLFGNGERSTENRGAVPYTVFIDPPLARVGLTSKEAKAQGYHIMENTVPVNTIPRHKVNNDPRGLFKAVVDKDSETILGVTLYGKESEEIINLVKLAIDQKLSYKVLNTNIYTHPTMVESFNDLFNM, from the coding sequence ATGAAACAGTATGATTTAGTGATTATAGGATTTGGTAAAGGTGGTAAAACACTAGCGAAATTTGCTTCAGCACAAGGTAAAAAAGTAGCTGTCGTTGAAAAATCTCAAGAGATGTATGGTGGTACTTGTATTAATATCGGTTGTATTCCTTCTAAAACACTTGTACATGAAGGCTTAGGCCATGGTTCGTTTGACCAAGCATTTTCAAGAAAAACAGATGTTGTCAATGCATTAAATAGCAAGAACTATCATAATTTAGCAGATGAAGACAATATTGATGTATTAGATTACACAGCTAAATTTAAATCGAATCGCGAAGTCAATTTATTAAATGATCAAGGTGATGTGGTAGAAACATTATCTGCAGAGCATGTAGTCATTAATACAGGTGCAAAATCAGTTATTCCACCGATTAATGGTGTAGAAAGTTCAAAAAATTTATATGATTCTACAGGTATTATGAATCTAGATTTCCAACCTAAAAAATTAGTTATTGTTGGTGGTGGCTATATTGCATTAGAATTTGCATCTATGTTTGCCAATTTTGGTACACAAGTCACTGTCCTAGAACGTGGCGATGATATCATGCCGAGAGAAGACGAAGATATCGTTAAAGAAGTTAAAAAAGACTTAGCAGATAAACAAGTCGATATCGTCTTAAACGCGAATACAGAAAGATTTGAAGATGTTGAAGCAGGTACACTTGTTCATACGACAGATGGCACATACGAAGCGGATGCTGTACTATTAGCTACTGGTCGTAAACCCAATACAGATTTAAATCTTGAAAATACAGATATTGAATTGGGTGAACATGGTGAAATTAAAGTAAATGAACACCTCCAAACAACTGCAGCAAACGTTTATGCATTAGGCGACGTTAAAGGTGGTATGCAGTTCACATATATTTCATTAGATGACTTTAGAATCGTGAAAGATCAATTATTTGGAAATGGTGAACGTTCTACTGAAAATCGTGGCGCGGTGCCTTATACTGTATTTATCGATCCACCATTAGCACGTGTTGGTTTAACTAGTAAAGAAGCAAAAGCACAGGGATATCATATTATGGAAAATACGGTTCCAGTTAATACAATCCCTAGACATAAAGTAAACAACGACCCAAGAGGCTTATTTAAAGCAGTCGTTGATAAAGACAGCGAAACCATCTTAGGTGTGACGTTATATGGTAAAGAATCTGAAGAAATTATCAATTTAGTGAAATTAGCCATTGATCAAAAATTATCATATAAAGTATTGAATACAAATATTTATACACATCCAACGATGGTAGAGTCATTTAATGATTTATTTAATATGTAA
- the hypR gene encoding redox-sensitive transcriptional regulator HypR — MNLEFNIAVHLLTFLVKHPDERYSSSELAERICVNPVQLRRVTRKLNDQQYLDASRGKYGGYQANDQTMKVNLAELFVAFSEERSDGRLFTGDEGSDCEISREIGHTMSNFHKREQALLIDYYKSVTIHDVLNEVLKEYSHETV, encoded by the coding sequence ATGAATTTAGAGTTTAATATTGCTGTGCATCTTCTGACGTTTTTAGTGAAACATCCGGATGAACGGTATAGTAGTAGTGAATTAGCAGAACGAATTTGTGTTAATCCTGTACAGTTAAGAAGAGTCACAAGAAAATTGAATGATCAACAGTACTTGGATGCAAGCCGTGGTAAATACGGTGGCTATCAAGCGAATGATCAAACAATGAAGGTGAATCTCGCTGAATTATTTGTTGCATTTAGTGAAGAAAGATCGGATGGACGATTGTTTACAGGTGATGAAGGTAGTGACTGTGAAATTTCCAGGGAAATAGGTCATACAATGTCTAATTTTCATAAAAGAGAGCAAGCCTTACTAATTGATTATTATAAAAGTGTAACTATCCATGACGTATTAAATGAAGTATTAAAGGAGTATTCTCATGAAACAGTATGA
- a CDS encoding SRPBCC family protein, whose protein sequence is MDIITKMQVDVPRETVFEAFVDPEKIGGFWFSSSSERWEQGKTITLRYEEYDAELNINIERVEDNQLIAFTWGAHPITIQFEESEAGTVVTTTEKDFDTQDVKQLLGQKEGWVYMLSCLKVYLEHGVTIRAAIL, encoded by the coding sequence ATGGATATCATAACAAAAATGCAAGTTGATGTACCAAGAGAAACTGTTTTTGAAGCATTTGTAGATCCAGAGAAAATTGGAGGATTCTGGTTCTCTTCTAGTTCTGAAAGATGGGAACAAGGTAAGACCATTACACTCCGTTATGAAGAATATGATGCTGAGTTAAATATCAACATTGAGCGGGTGGAGGATAACCAGTTAATAGCGTTTACTTGGGGTGCACATCCTATAACCATTCAATTTGAAGAGAGTGAAGCGGGCACTGTTGTAACAACAACTGAAAAAGACTTCGACACGCAAGATGTGAAGCAATTATTAGGTCAAAAAGAAGGCTGGGTTTATATGCTCAGTTGTTTGAAAGTCTACTTAGAGCATGGCGTTACCATTAGAGCAGCCATTTTATAG
- a CDS encoding VOC family protein: MIQRLDEVMIYVYNHDKAITFWTKNLDFKVVEDTEELQMRVVKLAPYDDAQTAIVLQDKAKVDEMDMGVSTDTPSLIFATTQFDELFNRLKDSQVTVGDIMTLTMGRVFNFADEENNYFAVKEV, encoded by the coding sequence ATGATTCAAAGATTAGATGAGGTAATGATTTATGTTTATAATCATGATAAAGCAATTACTTTTTGGACTAAAAATTTAGATTTCAAAGTAGTAGAAGATACTGAAGAATTGCAAATGCGTGTGGTTAAATTGGCACCCTATGACGATGCGCAAACTGCCATTGTTCTACAAGACAAAGCTAAAGTAGATGAAATGGATATGGGCGTTAGCACTGATACACCCTCTTTGATTTTTGCTACTACACAATTCGATGAACTATTTAATCGTCTAAAAGATAGCCAAGTAACTGTTGGCGATATTATGACATTAACTATGGGACGCGTTTTTAATTTTGCTGATGAAGAAAACAACTATTTTGCAGTAAAAGAAGTTTAG